A stretch of the Leptidea sinapis chromosome 17, ilLepSina1.1, whole genome shotgun sequence genome encodes the following:
- the LOC126969054 gene encoding dnaJ homolog shv → MLLSSLFMFLAFFTSNLIAAGRDFYQILGVTRSASKNDIKKAYRKLAKELHPDKNQDDPDASQKFQDLGAAYEALSDPEKRELYDRCGEECLKKDGMMNNNDPFASFFGDFGFHFGGEPQHHETPRGADVVMVLTVSLEEIYNGNFIEITRNKPVLKPASGTRKCNCRQEMVTRNLGPGRFQMIQQTVCDECPNVKLVNEERLLEIEVEVGAPDNHKTRLRGEGEPHMDGEPGDLVIVFNTERHSQFTRRGDDLYTNVTISLQDALSGFTLELTHLDGHKVTVSRDKVTWAGARVRKKGEGMPNFENNNLHGNLYVTFDIEFPKQDFTDDEKQALQKILKQSSINKVYNGL, encoded by the exons atgTTACTTAGTTCTCTATTTATGTTTCTCGCATTTTTTACATCAAATCTAATAGCAGCCGGTCGAGACTTTTATCAAATTCTCGGTGTTACACGATCGGCTagtaaaaatgatataaaaaaagcTTATAGGAAATTAGCCAAAGAACTTCATCCCGACAAAAATCAAGATGACCCGGATGCCTCTCAAAAGTTCCAGGATCTTGGAGCTGCATACGAAGCACTGTCAGATCCAGAGAAAAGAGAATTATATGACAGATGTGGTGAAGAATGTTTGAAGAAGGATGGTATGATGAATAATAATGACCCATTTGCTAGCTTTTTTGGTGATTTTGGATTTCACTTTGGTGGAGAACCACAACACCATGAGACTCCAAGAGGGGCGGATGTTGTGATGGTATTAACTGTTTCACTAGAGGAAATATATAACGGAAATTTTATAGAG ataACTCGTAATAAGCCTGTCTTAAAACCGGCCTCTGGAACCCGCAAGTGTAATTGTAGGCAAGAGATGGTGACAAGGAATTTAGGGCCGGGCCGCTTCCAAATGATTCAACAAACAGTCTGTGATGAATGTCCTAATGTTAAGCTTGTAAATGAAGAGAGGCTTCTTGAAATAGAA gttGAAGTTGGTGCTCCAGATAACCATAAAACAAGGCTGCGAGGTGAAGGTGAACCACACATGGATGGGGAACCTGGTGATTTAGTAATTGTTTTTAATACAGAGAGGCATTCACAGTTTACCAGACGTGGTGATGACCTCTATACAAATGTTACAATATCATTACAG GATGCTCTGTCAGGTTTTACATTAGAGTTGACCCATCTAGACGGCCACAAAGTGACAGTTTCAAGAGATAAAGTAACATGGGCTGGAGCTAGGGTTCGAAAGAAGGGTGAAGGCATGCCCAACTTTGAGAATAATAACTTGCATGGAAACTTGTACGTCACTTTTGATATAGAATTCCCCAAGCAAGACTTTACTGATGATGAGAAGCAAG CCTTGCAGAAAATACTAAAGCAGTCATCTATCAATAAAGTGTACAATGGCCTCTAG
- the LOC126969051 gene encoding alpha-methylacyl-CoA racemase gives MALRNVRVVELIGLAPGPFCGKILADFGATVNVIHRVEGSPLDIMSNGKRLISVNLKAKEGKDIIKKLCKNSDVLIDTYRPGVLEKLGLGPEVLLNENKRLIYARLSGFGQDGCYKNKAGHDINYSAMSGVLSMLAKNKEPPSPPINILADFAGGSLLCALGIVIALFERNQSNKGQVIDCSMTEGAAYIASWLFKSRIFSFMNQEPGCNVLDGGAAFYKTYKTKDGKFMAVGAIETQFYSQFLNALQLSEETYSQYSDQNMCKKKFEEIFLTKTQSEWSEIFKNLDACVTPVIDFNIVDKHELSLSRSSFYRDNNNLVTPEPAPRLSRTPAFSSGKKETPDHGQHTLEILKELGYTDTEIDDLIKNGIIFAKTKSKI, from the exons ATGGCGTTACGAAATGTAAGGGTTGTCGAACTAATCGGACTTGCTCCTGGACCATTTTGTGGCAAGATTTTAGCAGACTTTGGAGCTACGGTTAATGTTATTCATAGA gtgGAAGGGTCACCCCTTGATATTATGTCAAATGGAAAAAGATTGATCTCTGTCAATTTAAAAGCAAAAGAAGGCAAAGATATCatcaaaaaattatgtaaaaatagtGATGTATTAATTGATACATATCGACCTGGAGTTTTAGAAAAACTAGGCTTAGGACCAGAAGTTTTgctaaatgaaaataagagattaATATATGCGAGACTATCTGGCTTTGGTCAAGATGGATGTTATAAGAATAAAGCTGGGCATGACATAAATTATTCAGCTATGTCTGGGGTCCTTTCAATGCTGGCAAAAAATAAAGAACCACCCAGTCCTCCTATTAACATTCTAGCTGATTTTGCAGGAGGCAGTTTACTGTGTGCACTTGGTATAGTTATTGCACTATTTGAACGAAATCAATCTAACAAAGGTCAAGTTATAGACTGCAGTATGACAGAAGGTGCCGCATACATTGCCAGTTGGCTTTTCAAATCcagaatttttagttttatgaaTCAAGAACCAGGCTGTAATGTTTTGGATGGAGGAGCtgctttttataaaacatataaaactaAAGATGGCAAATTTATGGCAGTAGGTGCAATAGAAACACAATTTTATTCACAATTCTTAAATGCTTTACAATTAAGTGAGGAAACCTATAGTCAATACAGTGATCAAAACATGTGCAAAAAgaaatttgaagaaatatttCTAACAAAAACTCAAAGTGAATGgagtgaaatatttaaaaatttagacGCATGTGTTACACCAGTGattgattttaatattgtagATAAGCATGAGCTTAGTCTTTCAAGAAGTTCTTTTTATagggataataataatttagtaacaCCTGAACCAGCTCCAAGATTATCAAGAACACCTGCTTTTTCTAGTGGCAAAAAAGAAACACCAGATCATGGTCAACACACACTAGAGATTCTGAAAGAACTTGGTTACACCGACACTGAGATTGATGACTTAATAAAAAATGGCATAATATTTGCTAAAACTAagtcaaaaatataa
- the LOC126969050 gene encoding 2-oxoglutarate and iron-dependent oxygenase JMJD4 homolog isoform X1, with amino-acid sequence MITNNLEIDIIIPKVRTPWYNEEKNCTLPLVFQADINYKEFFESSMLGNVPCVIKSISKEWEASKEWVCDDKINYKYFVDVYGEFKAPVADCNKINFNSQCKSEMTIKDYMEYLQSSNEENILYLKDWHLKANLKALKRSCSFYEVPNVFASDWLNEYAEDKTEDDFQFVYIGCKNTWTPLHADVYSSFSWSVNVVGKKKWVFLPPGEENKLKDSFGNLPLLFDQLKWNNIKYFEVIQEKGDGIFVPSGWHHQVFNLCETISINHNFMNACNLHIVWQALQSTLTEVEKEIKEFESTPEYTTQCQVILKSLFGMDFQSFINLIMHIAIKRIKQIQGENFYLFKKFIFGMNHIKFDLQSILKVIYLIEDHPIFVNKNLPRSLILQLLNTKENILQVVQ; translated from the exons ATGATTACAAATAACTTAGAAATCGATATTATCATACCAAAAGTTCGAACACCATGGTATAACgaagaaaaaaattgtacacTACCTTTGGTGTTCCAAGCTGACataaattataaagaatttTTTGAAAGTTCAATGTTAGGAAATGTCCCATGTGTAATAAAAAGTATTAGCAAAGAATGGGAGGCTTCAAAAGAATGGGTATGTGATGATAAGATCaattataagtattttgttgATGTTTATGGTGAATTTAAGGCACCAGTAGCTGATTGTAACAAGATAAACTTTAATTCACAATGTAAAAGCGAAATGACAATAAAAGATTATATGGAGTATTTACAATCATCAAATgaggaaaatattctttatttaaaagattGGCATCTTAAAGCAAATTTAAAAGCATTGAAAAGAAGTTGTTCTTTCTACGAAGTACCAAATGTTTTTGCTTCTGATTGGTTAAATGAATATGCTGAAGACAAAACTGAGGATGATTTTCAGTTTGTTTATATTGGATGTAAGAATACATG gaCACCTCTACATGCTGATGTTTATTCTTCTTTTAGTTGGTCTGTTAATGTGGTTGGAAAGAAGAAATGGGTATTTTTGCCACCTGGAGAAGAAAATAAGCTGAAAGATTCGTTTGGGAATCTTCCATTGCTATTTGACCAACTTAAGTGgaacaatataaaatactttgaaGTAATTCAAGAAAAAGGAGACGGAATATTTGTTCCATCTGGATGGCACCATcaagtttttaatttatgtgaAACCATATCAATTAATCATAACTTCATGAATGCTTGTAATTTGCACATTGTTTGGCAAGCTTTACAAAGTACTTTAACTGAGgtagaaaaagaaataaaagaatttgAATCTACACCCGAGTATACAACTCAATGtcaagttattttaaaatctcTGTTTGGTATGGATTTCCaatcattcattaatttaattatgcatATAGCAATAAAAAGGATCAAACAGATTCAAggtgaaaacttttatttgtttaaaaaatttatatttggtaTGAATCATATAAAGTTTGATTTACAATCTATTCTTAAAGTCATTTATCTAATTGAAGACCACcccatttttgtaaataaaaacctGCCCCGAAGTctcatattacaattattaaatacgaaagaaaatattttacaagttgtacaataa
- the LOC126969050 gene encoding 2-oxoglutarate and iron-dependent oxygenase JMJD4 homolog isoform X2 — protein MITNNLEIDIIIPKVRTPWYNEEKNCTLPLVFQADINYKEFFESSMLGNVPCVIKSISKEWEASKEWVCDDKINYKYFVDVYGEFKAPVADCNKINFNSQCKSEMTIKDYMEYLQSSNEENILYLKDWHLKANLKALKRSCSFYEVPNVFASDWLNEYAEDKTEDDFQFVYIGCKNTCWSVNVVGKKKWVFLPPGEENKLKDSFGNLPLLFDQLKWNNIKYFEVIQEKGDGIFVPSGWHHQVFNLCETISINHNFMNACNLHIVWQALQSTLTEVEKEIKEFESTPEYTTQCQVILKSLFGMDFQSFINLIMHIAIKRIKQIQGENFYLFKKFIFGMNHIKFDLQSILKVIYLIEDHPIFVNKNLPRSLILQLLNTKENILQVVQ, from the exons ATGATTACAAATAACTTAGAAATCGATATTATCATACCAAAAGTTCGAACACCATGGTATAACgaagaaaaaaattgtacacTACCTTTGGTGTTCCAAGCTGACataaattataaagaatttTTTGAAAGTTCAATGTTAGGAAATGTCCCATGTGTAATAAAAAGTATTAGCAAAGAATGGGAGGCTTCAAAAGAATGGGTATGTGATGATAAGATCaattataagtattttgttgATGTTTATGGTGAATTTAAGGCACCAGTAGCTGATTGTAACAAGATAAACTTTAATTCACAATGTAAAAGCGAAATGACAATAAAAGATTATATGGAGTATTTACAATCATCAAATgaggaaaatattctttatttaaaagattGGCATCTTAAAGCAAATTTAAAAGCATTGAAAAGAAGTTGTTCTTTCTACGAAGTACCAAATGTTTTTGCTTCTGATTGGTTAAATGAATATGCTGAAGACAAAACTGAGGATGATTTTCAGTTTGTTTATATTGGATGTAAGAATACATG TTGGTCTGTTAATGTGGTTGGAAAGAAGAAATGGGTATTTTTGCCACCTGGAGAAGAAAATAAGCTGAAAGATTCGTTTGGGAATCTTCCATTGCTATTTGACCAACTTAAGTGgaacaatataaaatactttgaaGTAATTCAAGAAAAAGGAGACGGAATATTTGTTCCATCTGGATGGCACCATcaagtttttaatttatgtgaAACCATATCAATTAATCATAACTTCATGAATGCTTGTAATTTGCACATTGTTTGGCAAGCTTTACAAAGTACTTTAACTGAGgtagaaaaagaaataaaagaatttgAATCTACACCCGAGTATACAACTCAATGtcaagttattttaaaatctcTGTTTGGTATGGATTTCCaatcattcattaatttaattatgcatATAGCAATAAAAAGGATCAAACAGATTCAAggtgaaaacttttatttgtttaaaaaatttatatttggtaTGAATCATATAAAGTTTGATTTACAATCTATTCTTAAAGTCATTTATCTAATTGAAGACCACcccatttttgtaaataaaaacctGCCCCGAAGTctcatattacaattattaaatacgaaagaaaatattttacaagttgtacaataa